From the Actinomycetota bacterium genome, the window GGTTCGCGCCTTTCGTTTCGCGCGGTATATTCTTCACTCACCACTGTTTATTATCACACTTACTGCGTCCTTCTATCACCCGTCTTTCAATGGTCCTCGTCCACACCTCTATCATAAGGTCTTGTCATCCTAATTAGTATCCCTTTAGACGAACCTTCGCCATGCGTTCCGTCATCTCCTTCGCCGTCGCCCTCGCAGGCCGCTACCCGGAGCGCGGCGACCGGCGTTTCAGGCTGCCCACCTTCCGGCTCAACCCTGTTCTCTCTATCCCTCTATACGCTTTTCGATGATATCCGTTTCCATATATCAGTCGTCATCACCCATAGGCATCTTGACCAACCCCCCAAGCGGGGTCTTTCCGGGCCTTGAGCGGCGCTTTTCGGCCGCCGGCGGCTCGCTCCCCTCGGGCTTCCAGGCATAAGCGGGGGAAGAGCTCGTTGCGCCTGCATGGGGCCGCGCATCCTCCATCCTCGGGCCTACGGGCACAGGTGGGAAGAAAAGCCCCCATAGCTCACCCGGCGCTTGAGCACCCTCAGGTCTCCGGGCGCAGGTGGGGGAAGAGGATGACCTCCCGGATGGAATGGGAGTCGGTGAGGAGCATGACCAGGCGGTCGATGCCCAGGCCGAGGCCGCCCGTGGGGGGCATGCCGTATTCCAGGGCGCGCAGGTAATCGTAGTCCACGACGTGGGCCTCTTCGTCTCCACGCTCCCTCTGCCGCGCCTGCTCCTCGAAGCGTTCGCGCTGGTCAAGCGGGTCGATGAGCTCGGAAAAGGCATTGGCGATCTCCCGCCCCGCCACGATGAGCTCGAACCTCTCGGTGAGATGGGGGTCGTCGCGGTGGGCGCGCGCCAGGGGCGATACCTCGCGCGGGTAGTCCATGACCAGGGTGGGCTCCCAGATCTCGGGCTCCACCAGCTTCTCGAAGAGCTCGGTGGCGATCTTCCCCGGACCCCATCCCTCCTCCAGCGGCACCTCGTGCGCCGCGGCGAGGGCCCTCAGCTCCTCCACCGCCGTCGCGGAGGTGATCTCCCTCCCCACCGCCTCGCTCACCGCCTGCAGGAGGGTCACCCTGCGCCAGGGAGGGGTGAGATCGAGGTCTCTACCCTGGTAGGGGAAGACGAGGGTACCCCTGACCTCGCCCACCACCGTGGACAGCATCTCCTCCAGGAAGTCCATGAGCGCCAGGTAATCCACGTAGGCCCAGTAGAACTCGAGCATGGTGAACTCGGGATTGTGCTTGTAGGAGATGCCCTCGTTACGGAAGTTGCGGTTTATCTCATAGACCCTCTCCAGCCCCCCCACCACGCAGCGCTTGAGGTAGAGCTCGGGCGCGATGCGCAGGTAGAGGTTCTGACCCAGGGCCTGGTGATAGGTGACGAAGGGGCGCGCGGTGGCGCCGCCCGGGATGGGCTGGAGCATGGGCGTCTCCACCTCGATGAAGCCCCGCCCGTCGAGGAAACGCCGCAGAGCCTGGACGGTCCTCACCCTCACCAGCAGGTTTTGCCTGACCCGGGGGTTGACCAGCATGTCCAGGTAACGTTGGCGGTAGCGCAGCTCCACATCCTTGAGGCCGTGCCATTTCTCGGGCAGGGGTCGCAGGCTCTTGGAGAGCAGGATGAAACGCGTGACCCGCAGGGTGAGCTCGCCGCGCCTTGAGCGGAAGACCTCGCCCTCCACCCCCACGATGTCGCCTATATCCAGCTCCTGGAAAAGGACGTACCCCTCCTCCCCCAGCGAGTCCAGGGAGGCCAGGAGCTGAAGCCTTCCGGCGCCGTCCTCGAGATCCGCGAAGCACGCCTTGCCGTGCCTCCTCAACGCCATGAGCCTCCCCGCCAGGGCGGCACGGTACCCGCTCTCTTCGCCGTCGGCTAGAGCCGGGAAGCGTTCCCTGATCTCCGAGGTGAGGTCGCTGCGCTCGAAACCCAGGGCGTAGGGCTCCACGCCGCGTTCCCGCCACGCCACCAGCTTCTCCAGGCGTCCCTTAACCAGGTCGCTTTCCCCCGCGAAGGCGGAAAGGGCATCCTCGTCTCGCATCGAGCTCATGTTCCTCTGTTTTTCCTTCACGGCGCTGCGCCAACGGACCGACCATGTGCGCCGGGGAGAGCGCCCACTGCATGCGGGGAGAGCGGCGCTGCCGGGGCCCGTCCCGCCGCTCAGCGTTCGATCTGCAGGATACGGTACTTGAGCACTCCCGAGGGGACCTGCACGTCCACGATCTCGCCCGCCCTGCGGCCCAGGATGGCCTTGCCCACGGGGGACTGGTCGGAGATGCATCCCCGGTCTCCACGCGCCTCGGCCGCGCTCACCAGGCGCAGGCGCATCTCCTCTTTTCTCTCCACGTCCTCCAGGAGCACCGATGACCCTATGGTCACCTCGTTGAGGTCGATCTCCTCGTCCTTGATCACCCGGGCGTTGTCGAGGATGTTCTCGATCTCCATGATGCGGCCGTGCACGAAGGCCTGCTCGTGCTTGGCGTCATCGTACTCGGAGTTCTCCATGATGTCCCCGAACGCCCTCGCCTGCTCGATGCGCTTCGCGACCTCCCAGCGCTTGACGTTCTTGAGGTAATCCAGCTCCTCCTGGAGCTTGCGGTAGCCCTGCTCGGTGAGCACCACGTCGTCTGCCCTCTCCTCGCGGTACTCACCTATGGTCGGCTGGTAGTCGTAATCGTCCATGTCCGCCATCTTCACTTCCTCGTATCGGCCTCGCGCGCGTACACCTGTTCGCGTTTCCCGGGGTTACAAAGAGCTATTATATGCCAGCCCTCACCCTGCGTCAAAGACGGTGGGGGACGGGTAGGGTCTCGGCGTGCAGGCCTCCCATCTCCCGCCAACCGAGGATGGGGAAGGAACGTGACGAGGAGCCGGGGTCGCCGATTCCCCGCGCCGGAGACCGGGGACCGGGTCCGAAGGCGTCCGCTCGCAGATGGACTTCCCGCTACCGCCCCACCCGGCAGACATGGGATACGCGCCGCATCCGCACCCGCGCCTGCCACGGCCAGCCATTTCTTACCATCCCTTCGGGGTATCGCTCCAATCCCCGTCGCACGGGTGCGCTTGCGGCCATCGGGTCCGAGCTAATAACTTCGAGTCCGCCAAGACCGCGCAAGAGAACGACGGGAGGTCGCCCATGATCGAGATCGACAGGGAAAGGTGCAGCGGGTGCAACCTCTGCGCTTCCGTGTGCATCGGTGGCCCCATATACGACGGCCCGGAGATCAGGAGCGGCGGCCGTACCCTGTGCGTGGAATGCGGCCACTGTTATGCGATCTGTCCCGAAGAGGCCGTAAGACTCACCGGCTTTGGGGATCTCCTGCCCCACGCGCTCCCGGAGAAACCTCCCGTGGACGGGCCTGCCATGATGTCTCTGCTGCGGGGCAGGCGCAGCGGAAGGATGTACCGGGAGGAGCCCGTCTCGCGCGAGCACGTCCGGGAGATGATCGAGGCGGCATCGCTGGCGCCCTCGGCGCACAACAGCCACCTGACCAGAGCATACGTATGTTATGACGAGGAGGTCATGGCGCGTATCCGCGACCGCGCCATCCGTTATTACCGCAGGTTGGTACGTTTCTTCGAGCTGCCGGGTTTCCCTTTTGTCTGGAAGCTCCTGGGCCTGGATCCCGAGGAGTTGGAGGTGCTCGAGCATGCGTTCAGGTCCCTGTGGCAATCGGACAAGAACGACGATATCCTTCTTTACGGCACCAGGACCCTGCTGACCTTCACCGCCCCCAGGCGCAACGCCATGGCCCTCGGCGATGCCTGGATCGCAGCCCAGAACGCCGTGATCTATGCCGAAGCGATCGGGGTGGCCACGTGTTACAACGGCTTCCTGATCCACGCCGCAAACCACGATAGGGAGCTGCGCATGCTTCTGGGCGCGGGTAAGGGGGAGAAGGTGGTCGCGGTGCTCAACCTGGGATACCCGCGACGCCGCTTCCGGCGAGCGGCGCCGCGAAGGATCATGGACACCGCCTGGAGGTAGGGGAGCTCGCAGCACCCTGGGCGAGGGCCGGATCTGGTGCGGCCCCGACCCCGTAAGACCGCCCCCCACGTCCCCTGTCGCGCGCCGCGGCCGGA encodes:
- the greA gene encoding transcription elongation factor GreA → MDDYDYQPTIGEYREERADDVVLTEQGYRKLQEELDYLKNVKRWEVAKRIEQARAFGDIMENSEYDDAKHEQAFVHGRIMEIENILDNARVIKDEEIDLNEVTIGSSVLLEDVERKEEMRLRLVSAAEARGDRGCISDQSPVGKAILGRRAGEIVDVQVPSGVLKYRILQIER
- a CDS encoding nitroreductase family protein — protein: MIEIDRERCSGCNLCASVCIGGPIYDGPEIRSGGRTLCVECGHCYAICPEEAVRLTGFGDLLPHALPEKPPVDGPAMMSLLRGRRSGRMYREEPVSREHVREMIEAASLAPSAHNSHLTRAYVCYDEEVMARIRDRAIRYYRRLVRFFELPGFPFVWKLLGLDPEELEVLEHAFRSLWQSDKNDDILLYGTRTLLTFTAPRRNAMALGDAWIAAQNAVIYAEAIGVATCYNGFLIHAANHDRELRMLLGAGKGEKVVAVLNLGYPRRRFRRAAPRRIMDTAWR
- the lysS gene encoding lysine--tRNA ligase, whose protein sequence is MRDEDALSAFAGESDLVKGRLEKLVAWRERGVEPYALGFERSDLTSEIRERFPALADGEESGYRAALAGRLMALRRHGKACFADLEDGAGRLQLLASLDSLGEEGYVLFQELDIGDIVGVEGEVFRSRRGELTLRVTRFILLSKSLRPLPEKWHGLKDVELRYRQRYLDMLVNPRVRQNLLVRVRTVQALRRFLDGRGFIEVETPMLQPIPGGATARPFVTYHQALGQNLYLRIAPELYLKRCVVGGLERVYEINRNFRNEGISYKHNPEFTMLEFYWAYVDYLALMDFLEEMLSTVVGEVRGTLVFPYQGRDLDLTPPWRRVTLLQAVSEAVGREITSATAVEELRALAAAHEVPLEEGWGPGKIATELFEKLVEPEIWEPTLVMDYPREVSPLARAHRDDPHLTERFELIVAGREIANAFSELIDPLDQRERFEEQARQRERGDEEAHVVDYDYLRALEYGMPPTGGLGLGIDRLVMLLTDSHSIREVILFPHLRPET